A genomic stretch from Shewanella woodyi ATCC 51908 includes:
- a CDS encoding YceI family protein gives MKTTFATLLLSIALLGSTQASAQWTLDSNSAALNFLSTKVLINKQSITEVSGFNTLSGTVSDDGEFMLMVQLESVNTQVPIRDQRLRDWVFQVEKYSRVEISGQISKLELKDLAIGKPKGITQALILKTHGKVLTLKAELQLVKSADGALHVSTLTPILLDIKQLDMNLGVEKLIEVMGLASINQQIPITFYGTFTER, from the coding sequence ATGAAAACCACTTTTGCCACTTTACTTTTATCTATCGCGTTACTTGGATCAACTCAAGCCTCTGCTCAATGGACATTGGATTCAAACTCAGCTGCGTTGAACTTTTTATCGACTAAAGTGTTGATCAATAAACAGAGTATTACAGAAGTTTCAGGTTTTAATACATTATCTGGCACCGTTTCTGATGACGGAGAATTCATGTTAATGGTTCAGCTTGAGAGTGTGAATACTCAAGTACCAATTCGAGATCAACGCCTTCGTGATTGGGTTTTTCAGGTGGAGAAATACAGCAGAGTTGAGATTTCAGGTCAGATATCGAAATTAGAGCTCAAGGATTTAGCTATAGGTAAACCTAAGGGAATTACTCAGGCATTGATATTAAAAACACACGGGAAAGTACTAACATTAAAGGCAGAACTTCAGCTAGTGAAGAGTGCCGATGGCGCACTTCATGTTTCCACGCTTACGCCTATTTTGCTTGATATTAAGCAACTCGATATGAACCTTGGAGTTGAGAAACTCATTGAGGTGATGGGCTTAGCATCCATTAATCAACAGATCCCAATTACGTTTTATGGCACCTTTACTGAGCGTTAA
- a CDS encoding 5-formyltetrahydrofolate cyclo-ligase translates to MHQGTTPPQKMTSSATIKRSEIRSNIRAARRNISPQQQACFGQQACAHMLTKLEELKVKRLALYLTNDGELDTQPLIKALWQNDIEVYLPRLHPFSQGNLLFLAYRSNTSLVQNSLKIWEPKLDITQMILPHQLDVIVTPLVAFDEAGNRMGMGGGFYDRTLMNWERMGSPLPIGYAHDCQQVNRLPCEHWDIPLPMIITPTKTWKF, encoded by the coding sequence TTGCACCAAGGAACCACTCCTCCACAAAAGATGACCAGCTCTGCGACCATAAAACGCAGCGAGATAAGATCCAATATTCGCGCAGCCAGACGCAATATCTCCCCTCAGCAACAAGCTTGTTTTGGTCAGCAAGCCTGTGCACATATGCTCACTAAACTTGAGGAGCTTAAGGTAAAACGTCTAGCCCTCTACCTAACCAATGATGGCGAACTGGACACCCAGCCATTAATTAAGGCTTTATGGCAAAATGATATCGAGGTTTATCTGCCAAGGCTTCACCCCTTTAGTCAAGGCAACCTGCTTTTTTTAGCCTATAGATCAAACACCAGCTTGGTACAAAACTCCCTTAAGATTTGGGAGCCAAAACTGGATATTACTCAGATGATTTTGCCCCATCAATTAGATGTGATTGTCACACCTTTAGTGGCGTTCGATGAGGCTGGAAATCGTATGGGAATGGGTGGGGGATTTTATGACAGAACGCTGATGAATTGGGAGCGAATGGGTTCACCACTTCCTATTGGTTATGCTCATGACTGCCAGCAAGTCAATCGTTTACCTTGTGAGCATTGGGATATCCCCCTGCCAATGATTATCACCCCTACTAAAACATGGAAGTTTTAA